In bacterium, a single window of DNA contains:
- a CDS encoding cytochrome P450, with product MSAAESRTIDLLDRALYEGDPQPTYTWLREHAPVYWDETNGIWGISHHADIVAISRDPKRFSSGSGSRPNISGSGSMIDNDDPKHLAYRRIFQKEITPRGAKQFIDRIQRIVDDLADRLEGQAEFDLVKEFAIPLPVRVIVEALGLRDEDWPRYAEIAEVTMAAGGGPKYADEHMMNTATGYFQEALGVVAQRREQGLGEDWFSKMISKAEDGDAARDDALIASESLLLLNGGSDTTRHVIAGGTLALLEHPEQFELLKREPERLPLAIEEMIRWVTPLLNMRRTVTEDLEIQGVPLEAGDQVLLMYAAANRDERVFDDPQTFDITRDPNPHLSFGIGTHFCMGANIARLELKLAFQKILETWPNMERATEGPLPINGPAFARGLRTLPVRLRA from the coding sequence ATGTCCGCCGCCGAATCCCGAACGATCGATCTGCTCGATCGCGCCCTCTACGAAGGGGACCCCCAGCCGACCTACACCTGGCTGCGCGAGCACGCGCCGGTCTACTGGGACGAGACCAACGGGATCTGGGGGATCTCCCACCACGCGGACATCGTGGCGATCTCCCGCGATCCGAAGCGCTTCTCGAGCGGCTCGGGCTCGCGCCCGAACATCAGCGGCTCGGGCTCCATGATCGACAACGACGACCCGAAGCACCTCGCCTATCGGCGGATCTTCCAGAAGGAGATCACGCCGCGAGGCGCCAAGCAGTTCATCGATCGGATCCAGCGGATCGTCGACGATCTCGCTGACCGCCTCGAAGGGCAGGCGGAGTTCGACCTGGTCAAGGAGTTCGCGATCCCGCTCCCGGTTCGCGTGATCGTCGAGGCCCTCGGGCTCCGGGACGAAGACTGGCCCCGCTATGCGGAGATCGCCGAGGTCACGATGGCGGCGGGAGGCGGCCCCAAGTACGCCGACGAGCACATGATGAACACGGCGACCGGCTACTTCCAGGAAGCGCTGGGCGTCGTCGCCCAGCGACGCGAACAGGGCTTGGGCGAGGACTGGTTCTCGAAGATGATTTCGAAGGCCGAGGACGGGGACGCGGCCCGCGACGATGCGTTGATCGCTTCGGAGTCGCTGCTCCTTCTGAACGGTGGCTCGGACACGACCCGGCACGTGATCGCCGGCGGGACCCTCGCGCTCCTCGAGCATCCCGAACAGTTCGAGCTCCTCAAGCGGGAGCCGGAGCGCCTGCCGCTCGCGATCGAGGAGATGATCCGCTGGGTCACGCCGCTCCTCAACATGCGCCGGACCGTGACCGAGGACCTCGAGATCCAGGGCGTGCCGCTCGAGGCGGGGGATCAGGTCCTGCTGATGTACGCGGCGGCGAACCGCGACGAGCGCGTGTTCGATGATCCGCAGACCTTCGACATCACGCGCGACCCGAATCCGCACCTTTCGTTCGGAATCGGGACCCACTTCTGCATGGGCGCGAACATCGCCCGCCTCGAGCTCAAGCTGGCCTTCCAGAAGATCCTCGAGACCTGGCCGAACATGGAGCGCGCGACCGAGGGTCCGCTCCCGATCAACGGCCCGGCCTTCGCGCGCGGGCTCCGGACCCTTCCGGTCCGACTGCGCGCCTAG
- a CDS encoding thiolase family protein, with protein sequence MGKRAAALVGFTEWAPERKWERPMFGMEACAALAAEALADAGIEKGAVDGLVTGGLQDSPMFSPLALAEYLDIQTHFSEQVDIGGASSAGMIWRAAAAIEVGLCDTVLVLVPSTPAPPQDGAEARKMVMPPYLAGDAWGSPQGIYDIPYGLVAAAPSFALVATAYMDAYGVTPEQLAKIAVDERNSALKNPKAVFKDKPITVDDVLASPMVCDPVHLLEMVMPCFGGGAVVVTNAERAKKAKHRPVFLSGYGEYVSHKTVTYMKDITVTPAKPAADQAFRMAGLDRSNVDLCSFYDCFTITVLATLEDTGFAPKGQGGPWVAERDLSFAGDFPLNTHGGQLGMGQGGAAGGLSHVVDALTQIQGRAEDRQLAKADKAYVTGVGGLMASNVGLVLEGA encoded by the coding sequence ATGGGTAAACGCGCCGCCGCCCTCGTCGGCTTCACCGAGTGGGCCCCCGAACGGAAATGGGAGCGCCCGATGTTCGGGATGGAAGCCTGCGCGGCCCTCGCCGCGGAGGCGCTCGCCGACGCGGGGATCGAGAAGGGCGCCGTCGACGGTCTCGTGACCGGCGGCCTGCAGGACTCGCCGATGTTCTCGCCCCTGGCCCTCGCCGAGTACCTCGACATCCAGACCCACTTCAGCGAGCAGGTCGACATCGGCGGCGCGAGCTCGGCCGGCATGATCTGGCGCGCGGCCGCGGCGATCGAGGTCGGCCTCTGCGACACCGTCCTCGTGCTCGTTCCTTCGACGCCGGCGCCTCCACAGGACGGCGCCGAGGCGCGGAAGATGGTGATGCCGCCCTATCTGGCGGGGGACGCCTGGGGCTCGCCGCAGGGGATCTACGACATCCCCTACGGCCTCGTGGCGGCGGCGCCGTCCTTCGCGTTGGTGGCGACGGCCTACATGGACGCGTACGGCGTGACCCCGGAGCAGCTCGCGAAGATCGCCGTCGACGAGCGCAACAGCGCGCTGAAGAATCCGAAGGCCGTCTTCAAGGACAAGCCGATCACCGTCGACGACGTCCTGGCCTCTCCGATGGTCTGCGATCCGGTCCATCTCCTCGAGATGGTCATGCCGTGCTTCGGCGGCGGCGCCGTCGTCGTGACGAACGCCGAACGGGCGAAGAAGGCGAAGCACCGCCCCGTCTTCCTCTCCGGCTACGGCGAGTACGTGAGCCACAAGACCGTCACGTACATGAAGGACATCACCGTCACGCCGGCGAAGCCCGCCGCGGACCAGGCTTTCCGGATGGCGGGCCTCGATCGCTCGAACGTCGACCTCTGCTCCTTCTACGACTGCTTCACGATCACGGTCCTCGCGACCCTCGAGGACACGGGATTCGCGCCGAAGGGACAGGGCGGGCCCTGGGTCGCCGAGCGCGACCTGTCCTTCGCCGGGGACTTCCCGCTGAACACCCACGGCGGACAGCTCGGGATGGGGCAGGGCGGGGCGGCCGGTGGGCTCTCCCACGTGGTCGATGCCTTGACCCAGATCCAGGGGCGCGCCGAAGACCGCCAGCTCGCGAAGGCGGACAAGGCGTACGTGACGGGGGTCGGCGGGCTCATGGCTTCGAACGTCGGACTCGTCCTGGAGGGTGCGTGA
- a CDS encoding Zn-ribbon domain-containing OB-fold protein: MQIEQPFSESGRPLPRRTPTSAPFLDGARNGKLRLQRCPRDGFFFYPRPRCPECLGDDWTWEDASGRGRVYSYTVDRVGLDPTQRDRLPLVVAIIELEEGPRMTSNVVGCAVEDVRVGMSVEATFEDLGSETLVLFSPTA; the protein is encoded by the coding sequence ATGCAGATCGAGCAGCCTTTCTCGGAGTCGGGCCGGCCGCTCCCGCGGCGCACGCCGACGAGCGCGCCCTTCCTCGACGGCGCGCGCAATGGCAAGCTTCGCCTCCAGCGCTGTCCGCGGGACGGCTTCTTCTTCTACCCGCGACCGCGATGTCCCGAGTGTCTCGGAGACGACTGGACGTGGGAGGACGCGAGCGGCCGTGGGCGCGTCTACTCCTATACGGTCGATCGCGTCGGCCTCGACCCGACCCAGCGCGATCGCCTGCCGCTGGTCGTCGCGATCATCGAGCTCGAAGAAGGACCGCGCATGACGTCGAACGTCGTCGGCTGCGCGGTCGAGGACGTGCGCGTCGGCATGTCCGTCGAGGCGACCTTCGAAGACCTCGGGTCGGAGACCCTCGTTCTCTTCTCGCCGACTGCTTGA
- a CDS encoding TIGR03619 family F420-dependent LLM class oxidoreductase: MKFVISAAFQPPEHIVPIAQAADESGYEAIASSDHAVYPETLDTPYPYTDDGTRRYDETSQFPSPWVLAGALATVTKRIRFTTNVYVLPMRNPFMAAKEIATAAALSNDRVTVTIGVGWSNLEFELVEQQFKRRGARCDEMLEVMKKAWSGEWVDHDGEFYQFDRLKLTPPIPKAPIPIWVGGISDFALKRAARNDGWLSDLQTTDEIIECIRKVRAYRKELGKSEDCDVMASASDAAGIDGYARLGDGGVNHILTMPWVFYHGMTDDLDQKVDGIKRFADDVIAKMS; this comes from the coding sequence ATGAAGTTCGTCATCTCCGCCGCCTTCCAGCCGCCGGAGCACATCGTCCCCATCGCGCAGGCCGCCGACGAGTCCGGCTACGAGGCGATCGCCTCCTCCGACCACGCCGTCTATCCCGAGACCCTCGACACGCCCTACCCCTACACGGACGACGGAACCCGGCGCTACGACGAGACTTCGCAATTCCCGTCGCCCTGGGTCCTCGCCGGCGCCCTGGCCACGGTCACGAAGCGGATCCGCTTCACGACCAACGTCTACGTCCTGCCCATGCGCAATCCCTTCATGGCGGCCAAGGAAATCGCGACGGCGGCGGCGCTGTCGAACGATCGGGTGACCGTCACGATCGGCGTCGGCTGGTCGAACCTCGAGTTCGAACTCGTCGAGCAGCAGTTCAAGCGCCGGGGAGCGCGCTGCGACGAGATGCTCGAGGTGATGAAGAAGGCCTGGAGCGGCGAGTGGGTCGACCACGACGGCGAGTTCTACCAGTTCGACCGGTTGAAGCTGACGCCGCCGATCCCGAAGGCGCCGATTCCGATCTGGGTCGGCGGGATCTCCGACTTCGCGCTCAAGCGCGCGGCCCGGAACGACGGCTGGCTCTCGGATCTGCAGACGACGGACGAGATCATCGAGTGTATCCGGAAGGTGCGCGCCTACCGCAAGGAGCTCGGGAAGAGCGAGGACTGCGACGTCATGGCGAGCGCCTCCGACGCCGCGGGGATCGACGGCTACGCGCGGCTGGGGGACGGCGGGGTGAACCACATCCTGACGATGCCCTGGGTCTTCTACCATGGGATGACCGATGACCTCGACCAGAAGGTCGACGGGATCAAGCGGTTCGCGGACGACGTGATCGCGAAGATGAGCTGA
- a CDS encoding alpha/beta hydrolase: MRPATRLGIALGVLVGALGAVVWSWTFTPLGRLDLQAAIIAKMSSLFGDTDMDMSPEARAAANDMTRSMLADGGPDARVASEDRTVAGPGGEIPVRIYTPPSDEPLPFYLNIHGGGWWMGNGYLMDGPVRALAGAVPAIVVSVDYRLAPEHPYPAGLEDCEAVLRWIADEGASLGGDPTRIAIGGASAGGNLSAALALKARDAGGPAIAAQYLNVPATDLSGTREWHSFDEAYEGYVLTVPGIERMIEAYVPDPRQRMEPYVSPLLEGRLQGLPPALVVTALFDPLRDQGEAYARRLEAAGVPVTLHREDALHGFLGSPERADRVDAMAVDFVRRALHP; the protein is encoded by the coding sequence ATGCGTCCCGCGACACGACTCGGCATCGCTCTCGGCGTCCTCGTGGGCGCTCTCGGGGCCGTCGTCTGGAGCTGGACGTTCACGCCGCTCGGCCGGCTCGATCTCCAGGCGGCGATCATCGCGAAGATGTCGAGTCTCTTCGGCGATACGGACATGGACATGTCGCCGGAGGCGCGGGCCGCGGCGAACGACATGACGCGATCGATGCTCGCCGACGGCGGGCCGGACGCTCGGGTCGCGTCGGAAGACCGGACGGTCGCCGGACCCGGCGGCGAGATCCCGGTGAGGATCTACACCCCGCCTTCGGACGAACCGCTCCCGTTCTACCTCAACATCCACGGGGGCGGATGGTGGATGGGGAACGGGTACCTGATGGACGGACCCGTGCGCGCCCTCGCGGGCGCCGTGCCCGCGATCGTCGTCTCGGTCGACTATCGGTTGGCCCCCGAGCATCCCTATCCCGCCGGACTCGAGGACTGCGAGGCCGTGCTGCGTTGGATCGCGGACGAAGGCGCGAGCCTCGGTGGGGATCCGACGCGGATCGCCATCGGCGGTGCGAGCGCGGGCGGGAACCTCTCGGCGGCGCTCGCCCTCAAGGCGCGGGACGCCGGGGGGCCCGCGATCGCCGCGCAGTACCTGAACGTGCCGGCGACCGACCTCTCCGGAACCCGGGAGTGGCACTCCTTCGACGAGGCGTACGAAGGCTACGTCCTGACCGTCCCCGGGATCGAGCGGATGATCGAGGCCTACGTCCCCGACCCGCGCCAGCGGATGGAGCCCTACGTGAGCCCGCTCCTCGAGGGTCGCCTGCAAGGGCTCCCGCCCGCCCTCGTGGTGACGGCGCTCTTCGATCCGCTGCGCGACCAGGGCGAAGCCTATGCGCGCCGCCTGGAAGCGGCGGGGGTTCCGGTCACGCTGCATCGCGAGGACGCACTCCATGGGTTCCTCGGTTCTCCGGAACGCGCGGATCGCGTTGACGCCATGGCGGTGGACTTCGTTCGGCGCGCGCTCCACCCCTGA